A portion of the Sphaerochaeta pleomorpha str. Grapes genome contains these proteins:
- a CDS encoding UxaA family hydrolase has translation MERFKLLQITPEDSVAVAIEPLAKGQTLEISGKTITCQQDIPSGHKIALRPIAKGEKVIKYGYPIGEAKEDIGQGFHVHASNLHTLLAETCEYSYNEEVAKQFMAKAEVNRRKWEGKIPTIQAFERADGAIGIRNELWIVPTVGCVNKVAENLIEWAKQGLSGYNYDGIHVWSHPYGCSQLGDDHEATRVILSDLVHHPNAGGVLVLSLGCENNTPESFKALVGPTDPNRVKYLICQEVEDELESGKKLLQELAGTISRDKRVPVPMSKLIVGFKCGGSDGFSGITANPLVGRFCDELTAMGGTSILTEVPEMFGAEQLLMNRAVTKEVFDQTVTLINDFKNYFVKHNQVVYENPSPGNKAGGISTLEDKSLGCIQKGGQAPVEAILNYGDRVTHSGLNLLSGPGNDIVSTTALTACGAHIIIFTTGRGTPLGAPVPTLKVASNSALAEKKANWIDFDAGRLLKEDNETVLSDLLAMIADVASGTYRTKNEQNGYAEISLFKDGVIL, from the coding sequence ATGGAACGATTTAAACTATTACAGATTACCCCGGAAGACAGTGTTGCAGTTGCAATCGAGCCTTTGGCAAAGGGACAGACCCTTGAAATTTCAGGAAAAACAATTACCTGCCAGCAAGATATCCCTTCGGGGCATAAAATTGCCCTACGTCCAATTGCAAAGGGTGAAAAGGTAATCAAATACGGCTACCCAATCGGGGAGGCAAAAGAAGATATCGGACAAGGTTTCCATGTCCATGCAAGCAACCTCCATACGCTCCTTGCCGAGACCTGCGAATATTCCTATAACGAGGAAGTTGCGAAACAGTTCATGGCAAAGGCAGAGGTGAATCGCAGGAAATGGGAAGGCAAAATACCCACGATCCAGGCGTTTGAGCGCGCAGACGGGGCAATAGGCATACGTAATGAACTGTGGATTGTCCCTACCGTAGGATGCGTAAATAAAGTTGCCGAAAACCTGATTGAATGGGCAAAGCAAGGACTTTCCGGCTATAACTATGATGGTATCCACGTCTGGTCCCATCCCTATGGATGTTCGCAGCTGGGCGACGACCATGAGGCTACACGTGTTATCCTGTCCGATTTGGTCCATCATCCGAATGCAGGGGGAGTGCTTGTGCTTTCCCTCGGGTGTGAGAACAATACGCCGGAGTCATTCAAGGCTCTTGTCGGCCCGACCGATCCAAATCGGGTGAAATACCTCATTTGCCAGGAAGTCGAGGATGAATTGGAATCCGGCAAAAAGCTCTTACAAGAATTGGCAGGTACGATTTCCAGGGATAAAAGGGTTCCTGTTCCCATGAGCAAATTGATTGTCGGCTTCAAATGCGGTGGATCTGACGGTTTCAGCGGGATTACGGCAAATCCTTTGGTTGGTCGTTTCTGTGATGAACTCACTGCAATGGGAGGTACTTCAATCCTCACAGAGGTTCCCGAGATGTTCGGAGCCGAGCAACTTCTGATGAACCGTGCGGTTACCAAAGAGGTCTTTGACCAAACAGTCACCTTGATAAACGATTTCAAAAATTATTTTGTAAAGCACAACCAAGTCGTCTATGAGAACCCCTCACCAGGCAACAAGGCCGGCGGGATAAGCACCTTGGAAGACAAAAGCCTAGGATGCATCCAGAAGGGGGGGCAGGCACCGGTTGAAGCAATCCTGAACTACGGTGACAGGGTAACCCATTCCGGGCTAAACCTACTTTCAGGGCCGGGTAATGATATTGTATCCACCACTGCATTGACGGCCTGTGGAGCCCATATCATCATCTTTACCACCGGACGCGGTACGCCACTTGGCGCCCCGGTCCCAACGTTGAAAGTAGCTTCAAACAGCGCTTTGGCTGAGAAGAAAGCAAACTGGATCGATTTTGACGCCGGTCGTCTGCTTAAGGAAGACAATGAGACAGTCCTCTCCGATTTGCTGGCAATGATTGCTGATGTTGCCTCGGGAACCTATCGAACCAAGAACGAACAAAACGGATATGCCGAAATTTCGCTATTCAAGGATGGGGTCATCCTATAA
- a CDS encoding mannitol-1-phosphate/altronate dehydrogenase: MKPISEAKEPVQRAERILQYGEGNFLRAFADWQVDILNEKTDFNGNIVIVQPLERGLGNLINTQKGLYTTILRGVQNGKNIEEYRTITSVSLCLNPFNEEKCKQYIALDGDIERKKHGGSQRGYSVSLLGGDRI, translated from the coding sequence GTGAAACCCATATCTGAAGCAAAAGAACCCGTACAACGAGCGGAACGGATTTTGCAATACGGGGAAGGCAACTTCCTGAGAGCCTTTGCTGACTGGCAGGTCGATATTCTCAACGAGAAAACTGATTTCAACGGAAATATTGTCATAGTCCAGCCACTGGAACGAGGCCTTGGAAATCTTATCAATACCCAAAAAGGCCTTTACACTACAATTTTAAGAGGTGTCCAGAACGGAAAGAATATCGAAGAATACCGAACGATCACCAGTGTGAGCCTATGCCTCAACCCATTCAACGAAGAGAAATGCAAGCAATACATAGCACTGGATGGAGATATAGAGAGAAAAAAGCACGGAGGCTCGCAACGGGGATACTCAGTGAGTCTTCTTGGTGGGGACAGGATTTGA
- a CDS encoding bile acid:sodium symporter family protein — translation MFQFQSMEKKLRHFNGNLERAMPILTPTGVILGLLLGAKVSWMKPSVTYLFAFLTFCGALGINSSDFFKVLKKPKPIFAFLLGTNLIMPIIAWSVANVAFPTNTAIITGYILLMATPTAVSGYIWSSIYQGNGALSLTLILVSTALTPLLTPFTVRLLAQTSVEINTMGMILSLFKMVVLPSLFGILINNMTKGKVNEHITPSLKPFSKLSLILVIIINTSQVSQQLIASASWAYLPIALLCAIIAASGFPIAFVIGKWAKLPEEDNVSVTFAIALRNISAALVLAIDYFPPETSLPVIFGIVFQQSICAVMGHFFFGKKPHR, via the coding sequence ATGTTTCAATTTCAATCAATGGAAAAAAAACTAAGGCATTTTAATGGCAATCTTGAGCGTGCAATGCCAATACTTACCCCCACCGGGGTTATTCTTGGATTGTTGCTAGGAGCCAAGGTGTCGTGGATGAAACCCTCGGTTACCTATTTGTTCGCCTTCCTTACCTTCTGTGGGGCTTTGGGTATAAACTCCTCTGATTTCTTCAAGGTCCTGAAAAAACCGAAACCCATATTCGCATTCCTGCTTGGAACAAACCTGATCATGCCAATCATAGCCTGGTCGGTTGCAAATGTTGCTTTCCCGACAAACACTGCCATAATCACGGGCTACATACTTCTCATGGCCACGCCAACTGCGGTTTCGGGTTATATCTGGAGTTCAATCTACCAGGGTAATGGAGCGCTTTCTTTGACCCTGATTTTGGTTTCCACGGCCCTCACCCCTTTGCTTACCCCGTTTACAGTCCGTCTGTTGGCGCAGACCTCCGTTGAGATCAACACGATGGGAATGATTCTGTCGCTCTTTAAAATGGTTGTTCTCCCCTCCCTTTTCGGGATTCTGATCAACAATATGACAAAAGGAAAGGTGAACGAGCATATAACCCCAAGTCTCAAACCTTTTTCCAAGCTTTCTTTGATTCTGGTCATCATAATCAACACTTCCCAGGTTTCTCAACAACTCATCGCCAGTGCCTCATGGGCCTACCTTCCGATAGCACTTCTTTGTGCAATCATTGCAGCCTCAGGCTTTCCCATTGCCTTTGTGATCGGAAAGTGGGCAAAATTACCAGAGGAAGACAATGTCAGCGTAACCTTTGCAATCGCGCTGCGAAACATCAGCGCAGCCCTTGTCCTTGCAATCGACTATTTCCCGCCTGAAACTTCACTACCTGTAATATTTGGGATTGTTTTCCAACAATCGATCTGCGCCGTCATGGGACATTTCTTCTTCGGAAAGAAACCTCATCGGTAA